Below is a genomic region from Halictus rubicundus isolate RS-2024b chromosome 11, iyHalRubi1_principal, whole genome shotgun sequence.
tggctttaaaagaaattaatgaattaaaaatattccgtcatccctttccatatacttctttcaatcttcttcgaatccacttcctctcgcacgcacactcttcgcgctcttttctctctctctcgcacactcgcgctctctctgtctcgcacgcacactcttcgcgctctgttctttctctctcgcacgcacactcttcgcgctcgttctctctctctctttctcgcacgtacgctcttcgaattatacaacacggcgctttgtctttcacgacacattgtggtgtttacgcatcactttatctttattacgcattgaaacttaaataaaataccttttcccaccctacacaggaagatttacttcaatttttaccgatatttactgttagaacaaggttacgtccgttcttagtgcgacggacctgccctctataacgaagtcaaagtttggctcccatgccgcatgatgccgcatggaattttacctgtaggcttcgcatggatgtgacaaacatctgccgccgcattgccTTATGAATTccacgacacactttggtgtcacaatcaaagcacaggagttccaaattctgcttcgagcagggtttggtacgaaatacataactcttctgcttcgagcaggatttggtcgagtaggcatttggctaactgggtgtAGATTCATCGGAGTCATTATTGTTTTTATCTGTATACATTTTATGCGTATATATAGGACCACTCTATAGATTATGTTACATAATTTGATCATTATTGTATACATTTGTTGCCATTTTTGGTTTTTAATATATAAGGTTGTCCTAAAAAATTCTTTCGTAATGTGTACGTTTCACATTGGTTGGATAATTCAAGCATATATACAAACAACGCGATTATCTGTTCgtaaatgttttattattttttaagctTCCTGTTATTTAACCACGTTAATTGCATTATTAAAAAACTATTCTGACTTTATACTGTACGTATCGATGAAAAACGATACGAACTTTCGAGACAGTTAATCTATTACAATTCTTCTATAATATCTATAATAATGAACATTTCTCAAAATTgactatattttctttttcacaaTGTTTATTGTCAATTCTTATTAGTTCTTATGgaataaatttgaataattagAGAGCTCTATATACATTTACATGTTGCTAGTGACTAATGTGGGCACATGACAAGCGttgataataattatttttcgtgAAATTCGCGGTTATCGCAACatttgaatttcatttaaataatgatgaacaatatttttaccaACATAGTTGCGTGACAATCAAAATTACCCTAGTATAGTGACATAGTTCGTATATGTGTCGTTACGTGCCAGCACATGTCATTGTCAGTAAAgattttcttccgtttgtgTCATATGATCAATTTGTGAATTGATACTAAGTTATAGGGAGTGCCACAGATTTTATAATTGGTCTTTAGAAACGACAATGTTGAAAACACTTTTTGGCCTCGTAGCTGTTTTAGTCGCAGGTATGGCTTTCGTATGAACCATAACAATATTCacaattttatcgaaatataattttacaataaaaatagccGATTTTGAAATCCTCGCGTAAGCATTGTCAATTTTATGAAACAATATTTCTTTGTTAATTGTAGTGAAAGCGAATGGAGATTTCGTGGTGCTCCATAGTCCGAGCACCGTACTATTCAACGGGGAAGGAGAAGTAGAGCAAAGCTTCCTTACAGAAGTATTTACGGCTGCTCTAGGTTATACAGCTAAGCTagtatgtcaatcatttttctgCAACATTAAAGAcataatattttcagttttaatTGTAGACTGTTATTATCATTATAGAGAGGAACATGGAATGGTATGTCTATTACAGACCCATTCAGGCTTCCGGAAGCCGTAGTTGTAATGGCGATAGAAGGAATAGACTCGTTAGATATACCAAAAGGCACACGATTTCCTTTAAATGTCAATGAAGGTGAAGAAACCACATGGCAAGCCTTCAGACAACGCCTCGACGAAAGAGACGATGATAATATTTTAGTGAGGATCTATTTGGGTGATGGTCTTGATGCTGTAAGTGTTACAACAAAAATAATAGCTTGATATTTGCAATAAATTGTAACCTCTGTATGAAATTAATTCAGCTGGGACAGTCTGCTCTTGGAGAACTCAAACCAACTCCCATCGATGAAACATCTTTGAAAGCATTGAACTTACGGAAGGAGGAAGACAAAAAATTCCTTGAGGAAGTGCAGCTGCTGCATGCAATTGCGAAGAAAGCACCTTCTGCTATTAAACCAGACTCGAAACCCGACGTTTACTGGCTGGTTGTATCTGGTCTGCAACCTGTTTTCGATGCGTACGGAAGTAATTCGACTAGTTCCAAGGAAGCCTTGGTCTTGCTAAATAATGCCTTAAACATGGTTCGTGATGCATTCATCGAAGCTTATGATGGCCAggtataaattttttaatattattacaaCATTCAACTTAATGCTATATATTGAATTACACTGTTCAACCTAAGAAATATTCataatgttacaaaaatatgaTAATTGAAGATATAATTaccaaaaatatatattatactgAGGAAAGTCTATAGAATCGTTTTACATAAGAAACATTTACATTTTACTTTCATGGTTaaagcagaaaaaattcttaaaatttaaaacttgactaattaataatgtttTAATTCAGGTATTAATTGTGGCCTTCACAAACGATGCAAGTAAAGTGCACCACATCCGTTCAGTCACTCTTGAAAGGCAGAGACGAGAAAGTGCAACGGTTCGTATCTGAAATTACATAACATATACATCAAACATAATTTTATGATGAATAAGGATTTAAATACGTACATTTATTATTGACACATTATTGAAGCTCGAAGACAGATACTGTAATGAATATCACTTTGAGAATACAAACATGATCAAAGAATTGTACCCATACATAATCATTTATTTCTATGTTAATAGTTTTATAATGTGTACACTTAGTGTTTGGACTATTTCACtattaaaataacaattttttaaaagagatgCAAATAAAATTCTAGTTGCCATAAAATGTGTTGTATTTTAGCTTTTGAAGAAGTTGCTGATAAGGGTGGCGAATTGGATCTACAGATCTCTCGCATTCTACAGTTATCCAACTTGATTATTTGTTGGACTGTAGTTCGATATGTTTTTGTAGAACAGACATAACACCATCTTGAAATGTTTTATAGAGTATTGTACTACTAGGATGACTATTAGGACACATTACATTTCACAAAAAATTGCTTTCCATACAGCTATTTGACTTTTACAACAGAAGTAATACCCACATATGCTTTTAATACGTGTGAACAGTAACATTCACATGCAAGAGCAATAAAAGTTATGTCAAATTTGTAACGACTGTGTCTAACACCACTATCTTTTATAGGATAATAAGATTAAAAGTGTAGGATCAACTTCGGAACTTAAACAGCTGCACAATAatacatattttaataataataatattcaaatTAAGGTATGTTAATACTACTGCATGATTGAATACTTTATCGACAGTGGGCGAATATTTTCCAACTAGAGATAGCATCTTGCATGTCttctaaaaatgtttttgaattatcatatatatatatatatatatatatatatatatatatatatatatatacatatataatatttcTGGTATCCAGgacttcaatatattttgttcTGTTCTGTGTGTTTAACAAGTTACTAACATCGAAACATGAGTCTAGAACTGATAACAAACGCATTTTAACATTCAAGCTTTCCGTATTTCCTTTCGCACCGCTTTCaacttttaaaataatacagaaTACATGATTAAACTTTTTCGCTAAATTAATACATTTGAAAAGTACACTATTCTTCGATGATGCAAACGAAGCTTGAAATACAATACAAACATTTACTATgcatacaagtaaatatcacaACAACATACATTTTAAACTATGATAGCTGAAAAGCATAAAAATGTATGGTTTGTTTTTCAAAAAAAGACACGTGAAACATACTCATAATAGCTGTCAATCTGTGCAATGCGCTAATGTTGTAAATCTGAAATAATAGGAGTGGGctggacagctattatgactaTGAGGATATTTTAGATGTCctcttttaaaaaaatagaCTATAATAAACAAAAGCAGTTTTTAAAATTAACAGGTATATATTTTATGCATACATCGTGTAACATTGATCAACtaacaaaatatatttgttgatATAACAGAATCAAATTAACAGCGAAAGTACACAAAACACATATCTATCAGTTAGTACAAAAAATATAGACCAGttgcaaaaaatattgaaaaaaaaagggaagagCTGAGAAAATATGTGTCAAAAATATTACAACTACTATACGCACCTAACAAAGTAACATTAAAAAGTTGTTATTGCAACTATACTTTATTACTGAGTTTTGAATGCGTTATGAGTAAACATTCCAATGCGCCAATTATTGGTGGCAGACAGTTCTTTTGATGCAAACAGAAACAGGCCAGCTACTGTGATCGCATAAGTTTGAGACATGCAACATAAGTTgcttacataaatatatatatatatatatgtgtacttATAGCAAAATGAAgatgaagagaaaaaaaatgaagacGAAGAGGAGTCGATTACAGATAGTACTAGTACTAACGAACCCAACAGTGACACAAGAGACACTACCGTAAATAGTGATAGTGGAGTCACTGAAACTGATCAAGATCAGAGTAATATGGGGGAAAACATGAACTCTAACACACAAATTACAGGACAGGTATCACAAAGACTTTCACATGCATTCTAGAACCTCTTCTAGAATTATAACGATTTCCGAATAGTTTTATTGCCTAGCAGTTGTTTTTTTGCTAAAACACTTATAGAGTGTCCAAAAAATGGAGAAATCCTCACACATTTTTCCAGTTTCGATCTTTCAATGCAACGCatacaaatttataaatattttttggacaTTCCACATTTTAGTGACTTTACTTATGTTTTGAATGCATTTAGTTTGCTTCTAAAGCAATGCTTCTTAATATTTTTTAGAAGTATTGTAGTTGCTTCCTTGGGACAAAACTTTATTATGCATGAGAAGTGTGATACTGTAAACTATTTAACAATACGCATGATATAGTTCTGTTGTGAACAGAAATGAAAGTCATAGTGGCCTcaacattttattaaattctttcaCATTTTGGATATCAGTTTTTTTATATGAGCGTTCAttcttagaaattaattttcaaaactattatatgtataatgcTATAAATGTACTTGCTGGAAGAGATACAAAATATTCCAGAGCCTAACTTTGTATCTATACTTATTAGTATTTATATTGTACAGTGTGCTATaaattgatatttctttcaGCAGGCATACTTAACTTGTAATAAATTAATAGATGATATTTTTTGCACGTTAGTGACTATTTGGTCACAGAGTAGTGCTTAACAGGTAGCCTTCTATTTCAAAATAGTTGAACACTAGAGGCTTCCTATTTTAGGTGTTAAGAAactttgaacaattttaataaacatACAGATTACTTAAAATTGTTGCAGCTTGATGTGTAAGGCGATATTAAATGAAGCTTTTTGTTTCAGGAGTTCCAGAACATTTCGAAAAAGTACTCGCAGAACTACCCAATCATCTTCAACATTATTTTGTGGTTTggaatcattttcattttctcgcTTCTTGCCATTTGCAGTACGTATCAATTGTAATGAATGATTTGTACAAAATGTCCTTTTTACTAATCTTCTTTTTGGTTGTAGTTACCATTGGTGACATGGATCCAGGACGTGACTCCATAATATACAGAATGACTGCCAACCGTATAAAGAAAGACAATTAAATGTATATACACTAGTTAATGATAttctaattaaaacaatttgTTTAAATGTGAGCTGTATTTAAAGCTACTGACTTGATATAATACAGCTATTATAATGTATGTGCATGGCAGTTGCGTATGATGCATATGATCCATTGAGTATTCCTTTGTTGTACATTTTCTAGAATTGTTAAACAATTGTATTGAATCCATGTATAATAACGTGTAAAAACCTATTTACTATAATTTAAGTGTAATATAAGTGGTTACAGATTCATAGTAATAAATATCAACACCGTTAAGAATGTAGCTGCGAAGTAAAATTATGGCGACACACGCTTTGAATCCTTGATATTGATTCTGAGTCGTTCTGATTATGAAAATAATatgattttatatttatgttactAATCATGTGCTTCCTGGGTTTTTGTGTGAGCTATgaaagtttttatttattatcaaataAGTCGAACAGTACTTACATTAACAAATATATGGTAAAACAAATGTTATTTGATTTTAgaaaagtgcataaaatttaaaaaatttaatgaatcaattaaaaaataattttgtgacATCTAAGTTATAATTGAACTTGTTCTCGCTACATTCATAAACGTGACTTttgttctttaatttttttattacatttcaattatttccacatttttaaaattttcgcgCGCAGTTTTATTACCCTCTTCTATTCAATGCTTCAGAATAAGGGATGAAAATATCAAAAGAAGCGGCAACACTGTCCATAAGTAGACTGTCGAGGTCACATTAAACATGGAAAtacgaatataaaaaattccaACAAAAGTTTCGTCTTTAGCATCCTATAGTTCATGCTTCAAATTGATCACCTAGACAATCTACAACGTTCCAGAAAATGTGTAAGACTTTTTAAGGGATGactcctgaggtgatttgaagtagcTTTTTCCTTAACAAAAATGTTTGTTGCGACTTTGTTTCATAGAAACCACCAGCCAATCAGAGAGCGAGTACAGCAGACGAGACCCGGCGCGGCAGCAGCAACGTTCAACGTAGTGTTGAGACATCTATAGTTTCATAAATAcaaatttgaaacaatttcGAACTAAAGGTGAAGACATTTTTTGGAAATACTGTACAGGCTCGTGTGGACAGTGAACAGACATCCGAGATGTGGCAGGAAGCAATTGTTACGTTAGTTCCGAGAGGAAATTGTCTCTCTGGTCAGCTTTTTACTTTTCTGATCCTTATTATTTGCACAAGTCGACATTCCTAGTGTTGTTTGTGCCTGACGTAAACATTAGTCActgaattaaataataataactcaAAAACGTTTCCGTTTGCGTCATCGACTTCTTCACGGCTAGGCTAACATTGTGGATTGTACAGGATGTTATGGTCGCTTGTAGAATTtgtggattttttaaaaattttatacctCGCGAAGTAGGCGTACTTGATGATTTTGGACAACAGTATAGAAGACAAAAACCTAGGATAATGTATAAATTGACGAAATATCAACGAACACcaaataaaagtataaaaatattgtattgtataattgaGAACTGGTTTTAAATGCAAAACTAAGTAGTTCTGAGGAACAAATAAGTCTATTTTTGTTGGCAATTTATGCTGATAATTATTTACCGCGTATCGACGTAACTACTCGAAAGGTTAGACACACTTTtgttatttaacaatattatcaTTAAATGCGACGATTCTTCAAGTCAATATGAGACAAACATTGCAGTTTTCACTTcgttttagaaaaattagtgtTTTCAATATCGGTTTCGACAAGAACTAGTTTTTCTTGTCTAGTTtaagataaaattaaaaagtgCGTATTACATACAACTTCACGGAGATATTGGTACCACAGACGACGTTCTGCAGAAATGGGTTTGGGAACATGGCTGCTACCTCCTTCTAGTTTAAGATATTTAGCTAAATTTTTCAGCAAACATTAATGAAGTATCATACAATAAGATGTACATACTGATTTTACATAAACATACTGAacttcttttatttcttaaccgTTCAAAGGTCCGCAATCCTTGAACCAATTAAGCACCAAAGGCTCGGTTGGGGGGTCAAAATTTCCCCTGGCCCGATTTTAAACGGACTTGACCCGTTCGATggcctaccaaaaaagaaacCTTTCTGCCAAGCTTCAGTCTGATACCttatctgtaagggtagttatacaGGAAAATCAAAAAAACAGTTTTTGGCTCGTTTGACACATTTAatgacaattaaaaattctgaacaaaATCTGTCACATTTCGGGTACCAAACCACATATTAGGAaatgttttcagatttttccgttgcaaagtctggttgtaaaaaatgaaaaacacgaaaaaatgagaaaaatatagattttatataaaattttaagagCGATATGTACGGttttaatttagcaataagatattgccATAAGTATTAtactcaattttttcaaattcatgGGCCTGGTGCGTCATAGttgaaacaaattaaaaaccaattttttcgGTGTTTTTCCCGCGAGAAACTACGTTATGCTTGCCTTTTCTGAATCTTAAAAATGTATTATGCAATATTCAACATTCCTACGTGCAGAAAActtgcgtagtacaaaaaaaaaacgaaaaatgcaACTCACAGTTGCGTCTTGCAACCATATCATAACGGGAgatatatttttctcttttcgttAGAACTGCGTGGTCGAATCGTGTTTATATAAACTAAGATTCGAAACGATATTTTATAGGATGACCTGATATTAATAAGCAGATATATAATTCGTATGCTCCCGGGATGAAAAGAGGATAATTCGTTCGGAGCGTTGCGTCAGAAATGGCAAAGAAAGTCAGAATTTCTCACAGACTGGAGAAACTGGCcgaacaacaattttttgaagAGGAAAACGGTCCATTGCACGTGTTAAAGAcggtaaaatatttaaaaaataaataatcaaaattcaaaataccgccactttgtaaataatcaagatttttattttattgtggtTCAAACCATAGCTAGATTCATACTGATTAAGAtgctttttcatttttgttttcaatcTGTTGCAGGTCCGAAATTATGGCAACAGAACATATTCTTTGAAAGTATACTCTATAATAATAATCCATTCAATTTTGAttgctttcattaaaaaaaattgataaaaaatatAGCATTCAGAACCAGAATACGTTCTATAAAAAAACTAATAACTCGTGTGAATTTGGTTGTATTTAGTTTAAAAAAATGATGTATGTACTTCAAGTACTTATAAACGCGCGTGTAAAATCCTAATGCAAAAAGTTGGatagttcttctgaaaaaaattcttaaatattGATAAAAAGTTGTCACTAAAAATTCGAATACCCCCTTCAGATTTGCGttacataaaaaataataactcctgcaattttgattgttttcacttaaaaaaaaaaatctatgtATTTCAAGTATCCACAAAAGCGTGTGAAAAACCCCAATGCAAAAAATGCAATagtttttttggaaaaaattcctCAAAATAGTTGAAACATTCGGAACCAGAATACACCAGGCCGTTGACTATCAACCGGAATTGTCATAAGCCTGCAAGCTTCTGTCGTTAGGGAAAATCACTCGGAAAGAttgcccccccccctttttttgTATCGAGTCTACAAACTCCAGGTTCCTGCAAGAAGAGAAAGAACGGAGATTACTATGCTTGTTTGCTCCGCCTTCGTTGTCCCCACCCGTGCATAGTCCTCGACCGACAACACCTGTCGTTACAGCAGAGAACGACCGCGCTTTCTGTCAGTCTACACTCAATCTGGCCTGACGTGCACGGTGATAGTTTGTTGTGTCTTCGGAAATCGCGTAAACAGTGTTGCTGGCCGCCGCCATTGCGAGCTGTCACCTACGaaagaaacaataaaataaaataaaataaacaagagCAAGAAGAACACGAAAGACAATATGAGAAATTATCTCCCGGAAACGTTCGTACGCGCGGTACCGTTCGATTGCAAATTTGTTGCAAGTTCGCGTCGATTTCGCGCACCGCCGAtttgcagttgcagttgcacgCAGTTCGTCAGGTGCAACGAGTGACGCGCAGTGACGTCGTTGGCACGTGGTGAAGCGTTATCTCGTAAAAAAGACTTATCGGCTCTGCGAACGAACCAccgtttttcttttacaatgaGTCGACTCTCGAAACCGTATGAATAAAGATTGTCAGTTCGATGGTATTCACGGTATGTCTGTgagttgtttcttttttttttatcggttTCATTGGAATACCGAGTTTAATAGCCTAAGTAAATTCTGACTCAGCTGAACAGTATCTCCCGACTATTCTCAGGTTTTAACAATTTTCAACGCTCGAGTTGTGGCGGGAGACTTGAATGTCGAGATATTGAACGAGATCCAACGAGAAGATCGATAAATCATATTAAAAGTATGATTAAAGCGTAGATAAAACATTCATTATTCCGTTCGCAACGGTACAATTAAATTCACCACGAACGATTAGAAAACGTTCATAAATCAGTATTAATGTTTGGACTACATTGTTCTCGTTCATTTTGACCCAGTGCTGTAACAAGTCAGATCGTGGTAGTAAAATGGAATGTATTCAACTAAGTGCGACAGAGAAAAGACTTTAAGACTCCAATTCACGATAACCAACATTCTAAGTGTCTCAAAACATCTTCAACAGTgcgacattaaaaaaaaactccgTTTTCCTTGCTGGGAACACAATAGCAAACGTTTGTCGCGCTTTTCACCGTCAAAATGGCGTCTCAGACGATCGAACACGGTGCTCCACAAACCGTCTGATCGATAAAAACCCGAAGAACCTGCTCAAACGAAGCAGAACACCTGTCTTTGCAAACTGTAGATCGTTTCGGGAATATTTTCCGCTCTGTTCTCCAGTTAAGTCGGCAATTAATCGGTGCGTTCGCCATCTTTGTTGGCCTCCGAGGTGCCTTTTACTTCAGATCTTGTTACCAACGCCACTAATCGGCCAAGATCATTGTCTGCCAACGAATACGTCCCTCGAGGAGGTCTCTAACACCTTTTGCGATCGGGTTGCGGTGTCTTCGGTGACTTGCTATATCCTCTGGTCGACCAGGTAGCGGCTCTGAACGTTGTTTTACGTAATGTCTCGTGACGACCAGGTTTCTCAAGGTTACAGCACGCAGGAAACGTTCCTTCGAACGAGACCGGTACACCGGACTGACTAAATCGCGATTAATTAATGAACGATTCATTGCAACTCGCCTTTTAACCGATTCGGCGCCACTTTCGAACGAATTCTCCGCGTTGCTGATGTTCCCGCTGATGACAGCTGATTGCCCGCAATATTTCTGCGTCCGGAGAACGGTCTGGGATCTGCTGTTTTGATTTATTGGGTGTTCCTGGTTATTTAGAGATTGACGCGAGGCGAGGTTGAAACTAGTTTGCGACAGATTTCTCAGGTTTTCGTTGTTTCTGGCGGAATTTGTGGAAATTGTGGTTGATCCTTGTTGAATGAGTGAGTAAATACAAGATAAGAGGGTCATATGACATTGGTGGCACACATTTCTTCGATTGTCTCAGAGTCTGCAGCATTTCCTCGTTTTAGGTGAAAAAGTGGAATAACCGTATTTAAGGAATTTTAAAGGATTCTTGGCTTTGGGAACTTTTTCTTATTAAACCGTGATACATAGTAGACTCTCTGGAACACAATATACCTTTTTATGATATCATAAATACAGCCAAAAAACTATTAccgataaaaattatatttccgCGTAAACAAACTTTTTCCAA
It encodes:
- the Atp6ap2 gene encoding ATPase H(+)-transporting accessory protein 2 isoform X1; translated protein: MLKTLFGLVAVLVAVKANGDFVVLHSPSTVLFNGEGEVEQSFLTEVFTAALGYTAKLRGTWNGMSITDPFRLPEAVVVMAIEGIDSLDIPKGTRFPLNVNEGEETTWQAFRQRLDERDDDNILVRIYLGDGLDALGQSALGELKPTPIDETSLKALNLRKEEDKKFLEEVQLLHAIAKKAPSAIKPDSKPDVYWLVVSGLQPVFDAYGSNSTSSKEALVLLNNALNMVRDAFIEAYDGQVLIVAFTNDASKVHHIRSVTLERQRRESATQNEDEEKKNEDEEESITDSTSTNEPNSDTRDTTVNSDSGVTETDQDQSNMGENMNSNTQITGQEFQNISKKYSQNYPIIFNIILWFGIIFIFSLLAICITIGDMDPGRDSIIYRMTANRIKKDN
- the Atp6ap2 gene encoding ATPase H(+)-transporting accessory protein 2 isoform X2; amino-acid sequence: MLKTLFGLVAVLVAVKANGDFVVLHSPSTVLFNGEGEVEQSFLTEVFTAALGYTAKLRGTWNGMSITDPFRLPEAVVVMAIEGIDSLDIPKGTRFPLNVNEGEETTWQAFRQRLDERDDDNILVRIYLGDGLDALGQSALGELKPTPIDETSLKALNLRKEEDKKFLEEVQLLHAIAKKAPSAIKPDSKPDVYWLVVSGLQPVFDAYGSNSTSSKEALVLLNNALNMVRDAFIEAYDGQVLIVAFTNDASKVHHIRSVTLERQRRESATEFQNISKKYSQNYPIIFNIILWFGIIFIFSLLAICITIGDMDPGRDSIIYRMTANRIKKDN